The Streptomyces seoulensis genome contains a region encoding:
- a CDS encoding helix-turn-helix transcriptional regulator, whose translation MAIAKAERLMNLALCLLGTRRPLSKRELRGSIEAYLEAGSDDSFNRMFERDKDDLRELGLVIETVENIEGEVGYLARRDSNRLPAITLDAEEAAALGLAAKVWQQARLAGAASGALQKLRAAGLPEDVDPYGSHGALEPRIPVHEAAFEPLMLACRDRRPVVFDYRKASAAHPETRHVEPWALECWRGHWYLAGYDRERGAERVFRLSRITGKVRARGTGFTAPVPDVVTVRETVRGWAGETADRSALIRLRTGAGYPLRARATKVRDLGDGWDELEIPYGHGLDAWLVEFGPDVVVLEPAELRADVVDRLRAVAKG comes from the coding sequence ATGGCCATTGCCAAGGCCGAGCGGCTGATGAATCTCGCGCTGTGCCTGCTCGGCACACGGCGGCCGCTCAGCAAGCGCGAGCTGCGCGGGTCCATCGAGGCGTACCTGGAAGCGGGGTCGGACGACTCCTTCAACCGCATGTTCGAGCGGGACAAGGACGATCTGCGCGAGCTGGGTCTGGTCATCGAGACCGTGGAGAACATCGAGGGCGAGGTCGGCTATCTCGCCCGCCGGGACAGCAACCGGCTGCCCGCGATCACCCTGGACGCCGAGGAGGCCGCGGCCCTGGGCCTGGCCGCCAAGGTCTGGCAGCAGGCCCGGCTGGCCGGCGCGGCCAGCGGCGCGCTGCAGAAGCTGCGCGCGGCCGGGCTGCCCGAGGACGTCGACCCCTACGGTTCGCACGGCGCGCTGGAGCCCCGCATCCCGGTGCACGAGGCCGCCTTCGAACCGCTGATGCTGGCCTGCCGGGACCGCCGCCCGGTGGTCTTCGACTATCGCAAGGCGTCCGCCGCCCACCCCGAGACCCGGCATGTCGAGCCGTGGGCGCTGGAGTGCTGGCGGGGCCACTGGTACCTGGCGGGCTACGACCGCGAGCGGGGCGCCGAGCGGGTCTTCCGGCTGTCCCGGATCACCGGCAAGGTCCGCGCGCGCGGTACCGGCTTCACCGCGCCGGTGCCGGACGTGGTGACCGTGCGGGAGACCGTCCGGGGCTGGGCGGGGGAGACCGCCGACCGCTCCGCGCTGATCCGGCTGCGCACGGGCGCCGGCTACCCCTTGCGGGCCAGGGCCACCAAGGTGCGGGATCTGGGCGACGGCTGGGACGAGTTGGAGATCCCGTACGGGCACGGGCTGGACGCCTGGCTGGTGGAGTTCGGGCCGGACGTGGTGGTGCTGGAACCGGCCGAGCTGCGGGCGGACGTCGTGGACCGGCTGCGCGCCGTGGCCAAGGGCTGA
- the tatC gene encoding twin-arginine translocase subunit TatC, whose protein sequence is MPLVEHLRELRNRLAKGMLAITVVSVVAAFYSQDLMSFLSHPVPRCTEGLGESTGGSCAVIAYTDLLSPFTTTVKVCFMAGVVLSSPVWLYQLWAFIAPGLHRNERKYTYGFVAAAVPLFMAGAWLAYTILPISMRVLLGITPDGSANILPMDKVLDFIVRMILIFGGAFELPLLLVMLNFAGVVTGRRMAGWWRGVVMGVFVFGAVATPTTDPFGMIALAGPIVVLYFIAVGIALLNDRRRQRADEAAELDDDEASPLDHRPEAVALPERLSAAVPEQGRQAEALPPGRYDGYDDVT, encoded by the coding sequence ATGCCCCTCGTGGAGCACCTGCGTGAGCTGCGCAACCGGCTCGCCAAGGGCATGTTGGCGATCACGGTGGTCTCCGTGGTGGCCGCCTTCTACAGCCAGGACCTGATGTCCTTCCTCTCGCATCCGGTCCCGCGCTGCACCGAGGGGCTGGGGGAGTCCACCGGAGGCTCCTGCGCGGTCATCGCCTACACCGACCTGCTGTCGCCCTTCACCACCACGGTGAAGGTCTGCTTCATGGCGGGCGTGGTCCTCTCCAGCCCGGTCTGGCTCTACCAGCTCTGGGCGTTCATCGCGCCGGGCCTGCACCGCAACGAGCGCAAGTACACGTACGGCTTCGTGGCCGCGGCGGTGCCGCTCTTCATGGCGGGCGCCTGGCTCGCCTACACGATCCTTCCGATCAGCATGCGGGTGCTGCTGGGCATCACCCCGGACGGCTCGGCGAACATCCTGCCGATGGACAAGGTCCTGGACTTCATCGTCCGGATGATCCTCATCTTCGGCGGCGCGTTCGAGCTTCCGCTGCTGCTGGTCATGCTGAACTTCGCCGGTGTGGTGACCGGGCGCCGTATGGCCGGCTGGTGGCGCGGTGTGGTCATGGGCGTCTTCGTCTTCGGCGCCGTCGCCACCCCCACCACGGACCCCTTCGGCATGATCGCGCTGGCGGGCCCCATCGTGGTGCTGTACTTCATCGCCGTCGGCATCGCGCTGCTGAACGACCGGCGCCGCCAGCGTGCCGACGAGGCCGCCGAGCTGGACGACGACGAAGCCTCGCCGCTCGACCACCGGCCGGAGGCGGTCGCCCTGCCCGAGCGGCTGTCCGCGGCGGTGCCCGAGCAGGGCCGTCAGGCCGAGGCCCTGCCGCCGGGCCGGTACGACGGCTACGACGACGTCACCTGA
- a CDS encoding FKBP-type peptidyl-prolyl cis-trans isomerase — MRRRSLLMAAVPAGLVTLAGCGDGGSKSSKTSASPSPSASSPPPPKIVDGPLPAITAGTKFGEKPTVAKGKGEPSKDLAVRTVIAGSGRTVAENDFIKANYLGQIWSSGKVFDNSYDRNPLVLQLAQGSIIDGWRYALTGKKIGSRVEIAVPPTWGYGPSGNEQAGIKGTDTLVFVIDLLDSYNDKSSAKGKAVPQTDAALPKVATNTDGKVPKVTLPKSAPPKKLVSNYVLEGDGEEVTGKQAILCQFQGLEWQGGKVFQQTYGSGRLSQFSVEQMEQVVKGLAQGVTGKKVGSRVLVVVPPDLGYGDNPPSGSGIKKGATLVFTVDILAAM; from the coding sequence GTGCGCCGACGCTCACTCCTCATGGCCGCCGTTCCCGCTGGACTGGTCACGCTCGCCGGGTGCGGCGACGGTGGGTCCAAGTCCAGCAAGACCAGTGCGTCTCCCTCGCCGTCGGCGTCGTCGCCTCCGCCGCCGAAGATCGTGGACGGGCCGCTGCCGGCGATCACGGCGGGGACGAAGTTCGGTGAGAAGCCGACGGTCGCCAAGGGGAAGGGCGAGCCGTCGAAGGACCTGGCGGTCCGCACGGTGATCGCGGGCAGTGGCCGCACGGTGGCGGAGAACGACTTCATCAAGGCGAACTACCTGGGCCAGATCTGGAGCTCGGGGAAGGTCTTCGACAATTCCTACGACCGCAATCCGCTGGTGCTCCAGCTGGCGCAGGGCAGCATCATCGACGGCTGGCGGTACGCGCTGACGGGGAAGAAGATCGGCAGCCGGGTGGAGATCGCGGTGCCGCCGACCTGGGGGTACGGGCCGTCGGGCAACGAGCAGGCGGGGATCAAGGGCACGGACACGCTGGTGTTCGTGATCGATCTGCTGGACTCCTACAACGACAAGAGCTCGGCGAAGGGCAAGGCCGTCCCCCAGACGGACGCGGCGCTGCCGAAGGTGGCGACGAACACGGACGGCAAGGTGCCGAAGGTGACGCTGCCGAAGTCGGCGCCGCCGAAGAAGCTGGTGTCGAACTACGTGCTGGAGGGTGACGGCGAGGAGGTCACCGGCAAGCAGGCGATCCTGTGCCAGTTCCAGGGGCTGGAGTGGCAGGGCGGCAAGGTGTTCCAGCAGACGTACGGCTCGGGGCGGCTGAGCCAGTTCTCGGTGGAGCAGATGGAGCAGGTCGTCAAGGGGCTGGCGCAGGGTGTGACGGGCAAGAAGGTGGGCAGCCGGGTGCTGGTCGTGGTGCCGCCGGACCTGGGGTACGGCGACAACCCGCCGAGCGGGAGCGGTATCAAGAAGGGCGCCACGCTCGTCTTCACCGTGGACATCCTCGCGGCGATGTAA
- a CDS encoding DEAD/DEAH box helicase, translating to MIVLLSVRPGTLESTMTEDLSPAERYAASRVRAAEQATALADFREMYDFGLDDFQVEACSALEGGKGVLVAAPTGSGKTIVGEFAVHLALEQGKKCFYTTPIKALSNQKYADLCRRYGADKVGLLTGDNSVNSDAPIVVMTTEVLRNMLYAGSQTLLGLGYVVMDEVHYLSDRFRGAVWEEVIIHLPESVTLVSLSATVSNAEEFGDWLDTVRGDTEVIVSEHRPVPLFQHVLAGRRMYDLFEEGEGHKKAVNPDLARLARMEATRPSYQDRKRGRSMREADRERERRQRSRAWTPGRPEVIERLDAEGLLPAITFIFSRAACEAAVQQCLYAGLRLNDEEAREQVRALVEERTANIPPEDLHVLGYYEWLEGLERGIAAHHAGMLPTFKEVVEELFVRGLVKAVFATETLALGINMPARSVVLEKLVKWNGEQHADITPGEYTQLTGRAGRRGIDVEGHAVVLWQRGMSPEHLAGLAGTRTYPLRSSFKPSYNMAVNLVEQFGRHRSRELLETSFAQFQADKSVVGISRQVQRNEEGLEGYKDSMTCHLGDFDEYARLRRELKDRETELARQGANERRAEAAVALEKLKPGDIIHVPTGKFAGLALVLDPGLPAGRTGGNRGFDQHDGPRPLVLTAERQVKRLASIDFPVPVEALDRMRIPKTFNARSPQSRRDLASALRTKAGHIPPERARKKRSQAADDREIARLRTAIRAHPCHGCDDREDHARWAERYHRLQRDTSQLERRIEGRTNTIARTFDRIVALLTELDYLRGDEVTTNGKRLARLYGELDLLASECLREGVWEGLGPAELAACVSALVYESRVSDDAMAPKLPSGQAQAALGEMVRIWGRLDALEEDFRISQTEGVGQREPDLGFAWVAHQWASGKGLDEVLREAEMPAGDFVRWTKQVIDVLGQVAAAAPTENSTVAKNARKAVDQLLRGVVAYSSVG from the coding sequence ATGATCGTCCTGTTGTCGGTGCGGCCCGGTACGCTCGAAAGCACGATGACAGAGGACCTCTCACCGGCCGAGCGGTACGCGGCGTCCCGAGTGCGGGCAGCCGAGCAGGCCACCGCGCTCGCCGACTTCCGCGAGATGTACGACTTCGGCCTCGACGACTTCCAGGTGGAAGCCTGCTCCGCGCTGGAGGGCGGCAAGGGCGTGCTGGTGGCCGCCCCCACCGGCTCGGGCAAGACGATCGTGGGCGAGTTCGCCGTCCACCTCGCCCTGGAGCAGGGCAAGAAGTGCTTCTACACGACACCCATCAAGGCGCTGTCGAACCAGAAGTACGCCGACCTGTGCCGTCGCTACGGAGCCGACAAGGTCGGCCTCCTCACCGGCGACAACAGCGTGAACTCCGACGCCCCGATCGTCGTCATGACGACCGAGGTGCTGCGGAACATGCTGTACGCGGGCTCCCAGACCCTCCTGGGCCTCGGCTATGTGGTCATGGACGAGGTGCACTACCTCTCCGACCGCTTCCGGGGCGCGGTCTGGGAAGAGGTGATCATCCACCTGCCCGAGTCGGTGACCCTGGTGTCGCTGTCGGCCACCGTGTCCAACGCCGAGGAGTTCGGCGACTGGCTGGACACCGTGCGCGGCGACACCGAGGTGATCGTCTCCGAGCACCGGCCGGTGCCGCTGTTCCAGCACGTGCTGGCCGGGCGGCGGATGTACGACCTGTTCGAGGAGGGTGAGGGCCACAAGAAGGCCGTCAACCCCGACCTCGCCCGGCTCGCCCGGATGGAGGCCACCCGGCCCTCCTACCAGGACCGCAAGCGCGGCCGCTCCATGCGCGAGGCCGACCGGGAGCGGGAGCGCCGGCAGCGTTCGCGCGCCTGGACGCCGGGCCGCCCCGAGGTCATCGAGCGCCTGGACGCCGAGGGCCTGCTGCCCGCCATCACCTTCATCTTCAGCCGCGCCGCCTGCGAGGCGGCCGTCCAGCAGTGCCTGTACGCGGGCCTGCGCCTCAACGACGAGGAGGCGCGGGAACAGGTCCGCGCCCTGGTCGAGGAGCGCACCGCCAACATCCCGCCCGAGGACCTGCACGTCCTCGGCTACTACGAATGGCTGGAAGGGCTGGAGCGCGGCATCGCCGCCCACCACGCGGGCATGCTGCCGACCTTCAAGGAGGTCGTGGAGGAGCTGTTCGTGCGCGGCCTGGTCAAGGCCGTGTTCGCCACCGAGACCCTCGCGCTCGGCATCAACATGCCGGCCCGCTCGGTGGTGCTGGAGAAGCTCGTCAAGTGGAACGGCGAACAGCACGCCGACATCACCCCCGGCGAGTACACCCAGCTCACCGGGCGCGCGGGACGGCGCGGCATCGACGTCGAGGGCCATGCCGTGGTGCTGTGGCAGCGGGGGATGAGCCCCGAGCACCTGGCCGGGCTCGCGGGCACCCGCACCTATCCGCTGCGCTCCAGCTTCAAGCCGTCGTACAACATGGCGGTCAACCTGGTGGAGCAGTTCGGGCGGCACCGCTCGCGGGAACTGCTGGAGACCTCGTTCGCGCAGTTCCAGGCCGACAAGTCGGTCGTCGGGATCTCCCGGCAGGTGCAGCGCAACGAGGAGGGTCTGGAGGGCTACAAGGACTCCATGACCTGCCACCTCGGCGACTTCGACGAGTACGCGCGGCTGCGCCGCGAGCTGAAGGACCGGGAGACCGAACTGGCCCGGCAGGGCGCCAACGAGCGGCGCGCCGAGGCGGCGGTCGCCCTGGAGAAGCTCAAGCCCGGCGACATCATCCATGTGCCCACCGGCAAGTTCGCCGGTCTCGCCCTGGTCCTCGACCCCGGCCTGCCCGCCGGGCGGACCGGCGGCAACCGGGGCTTCGACCAGCACGACGGGCCGCGCCCGCTGGTGCTCACCGCCGAGCGGCAGGTCAAGCGGCTGGCGTCCATCGACTTCCCCGTCCCGGTGGAGGCGCTGGACCGGATGCGCATCCCGAAGACGTTCAACGCGCGCTCCCCGCAGTCGCGCCGCGACCTCGCCTCGGCGCTGCGCACGAAGGCCGGGCACATCCCGCCGGAGCGTGCCCGCAAGAAGCGTTCGCAGGCCGCCGACGACCGGGAGATCGCCCGGCTGCGCACCGCGATCCGCGCGCACCCCTGCCACGGCTGCGACGACCGTGAGGACCACGCCCGCTGGGCCGAGCGCTACCACCGGCTCCAGCGCGACACCTCGCAGTTGGAGCGGCGCATCGAGGGCCGTACCAACACCATCGCGCGGACCTTCGACCGGATCGTGGCCCTGCTGACCGAGCTGGACTACCTGCGCGGCGACGAGGTCACGACCAACGGCAAGCGGCTCGCCCGGCTCTACGGCGAGTTGGACCTGCTGGCCAGTGAATGTCTGCGCGAGGGCGTCTGGGAGGGGCTCGGCCCCGCCGAACTCGCCGCCTGCGTCTCGGCGTTGGTGTACGAGTCGCGGGTCAGCGACGACGCCATGGCGCCCAAGCTGCCCTCCGGGCAGGCCCAGGCCGCGCTCGGGGAGATGGTCCGGATCTGGGGGCGGCTGGACGCCCTGGAGGAGGACTTCCGGATCAGCCAGACCGAGGGGGTCGGACAGCGGGAGCCCGATCTCGGGTTCGCCTGGGTCGCCCATCAGTGGGCGTCCGGCAAGGGGCTCGACGAGGTGCTGCGGGAGGCGGAGATGCCTGCCGGGGACTTCGTGCGGTGGACGAAGCAGGTGATCGACGTTCTGGGGCAGGTGGCCGCGGCCGCGCCCACCGAGAACTCGACCGTCGCCAAGAATGCGCGCAAGGCTGTCGATCAACTGCTGCGGGGAGTGGTCGCCTACTCGTCCGTGGGGTGA
- a CDS encoding GTP-binding protein, with product MDFNGSDAVPAPIPGPRTEDRLPQTAQAAVKIVIVGGFGVGKTTMVGSVSEIRPLTTEETMTQAGIGVDDDYGSETKTATTVAMDFGRISITEKLVLYLFGTPGQERFWFLWNRLFEGALGAVVLVDTRRLDVSFDVMGRLEERGVPFIVAVNSFPDAPRHPVEELRGALDLAPEIPIVECDVRRRASSRDTLLTLMHFLHSLARSGALT from the coding sequence ATGGACTTCAACGGCTCTGACGCCGTCCCCGCCCCGATCCCCGGCCCGCGCACCGAGGACCGGCTCCCGCAGACCGCCCAGGCCGCGGTGAAGATCGTGATCGTGGGCGGTTTCGGCGTCGGCAAGACCACCATGGTCGGCTCGGTGAGCGAGATCAGACCGCTGACCACCGAGGAGACCATGACCCAGGCCGGGATCGGGGTCGACGACGACTACGGCTCCGAGACCAAGACGGCCACCACCGTGGCCATGGACTTCGGCCGCATCAGCATCACCGAGAAACTCGTCCTCTACCTCTTCGGCACCCCCGGCCAGGAACGGTTCTGGTTCCTGTGGAACCGCCTCTTCGAGGGCGCGCTCGGCGCGGTCGTCCTGGTCGACACCCGGCGCCTGGACGTCAGCTTCGACGTCATGGGCCGCCTGGAGGAGCGCGGTGTGCCGTTCATCGTCGCCGTCAACTCCTTCCCGGACGCGCCCCGTCACCCGGTCGAGGAGCTGCGCGGCGCGCTCGACCTGGCCCCGGAGATCCCGATCGTCGAGTGCGACGTACGCCGGCGTGCCTCCAGCCGGGACACCCTGCTGACGCTGATGCACTTCCTGCACTCCCTCGCCCGGTCCGGCGCCCTGACCTGA
- a CDS encoding DUF742 domain-containing protein, whose product MTPRRKRRLPQEAPSPPPAAPEADDEGESGNPERLYAVTGLHEGGRARLDLVTLIVARSAPPPSGTPEQAAVLRLCSSPLSVAELSAYLDLPFSAMTALITELIGADLVQARAPIVRQALPDRSLLEAVMHGLQRL is encoded by the coding sequence ATGACCCCGCGACGCAAACGGCGCCTGCCGCAGGAGGCGCCCTCCCCGCCGCCGGCCGCCCCCGAGGCGGACGACGAGGGGGAGAGCGGCAATCCCGAGCGGCTGTACGCCGTCACCGGCCTGCACGAGGGCGGACGGGCGCGGCTCGATCTGGTCACCCTGATCGTGGCGCGCTCGGCGCCCCCGCCGTCCGGCACCCCCGAACAGGCGGCCGTGCTCCGGCTCTGCTCCTCCCCGCTGTCCGTGGCCGAACTCTCGGCCTACCTCGACCTGCCGTTCAGTGCGATGACCGCGCTGATCACCGAGCTGATCGGCGCCGACCTGGTGCAGGCGCGCGCCCCGATCGTCCGCCAGGCGCTCCCCGACCGGTCCCTCCTCGAAGCGGTGATGCATGGACTTCAACGGCTCTGA
- a CDS encoding helix-turn-helix transcriptional regulator encodes MAGKPARPVNAIDQTRRMLSLVTYLRERPGARIADVARAFGITEDELVSDLDVLPMCGTSFRGGDLLDIDTDGERIWWHNAAALGEDAAEPLRLAADEATALLVAARAVATLPGLRESDRQALVRATAKVETAAGEAAGASSRLSVTFESEGGVFADVDRAISERRRLWVRYYSPARDELTEREIDPIRLVSVGHTYVEAWCRRSEARRTFRLDRVAEIRILDEPAAPPEIEPRDLSEGLVQPAAEDPEVVVEVGPGGRWVAEYYPHDSAEELPDGGLRITLRTPDPASLRRLALRLGPDGRIVSPPDLADRARRAAREALAAYEGTGAVGHGAGDGPYERRERTL; translated from the coding sequence ATGGCAGGCAAACCGGCAAGGCCCGTGAACGCCATCGACCAGACCCGGCGGATGCTGTCGCTGGTCACGTATCTGCGCGAGCGCCCCGGCGCCCGGATCGCGGACGTGGCCCGCGCCTTCGGCATCACCGAGGACGAACTCGTCTCCGACCTGGACGTGCTGCCCATGTGCGGCACCAGCTTCCGGGGCGGCGACCTGCTGGACATCGACACCGACGGCGAGCGCATCTGGTGGCACAACGCGGCCGCGCTCGGCGAGGACGCGGCCGAACCGCTGCGGCTCGCCGCGGACGAGGCGACCGCCCTGCTGGTGGCCGCCCGCGCGGTGGCCACCCTGCCCGGTCTGCGCGAGAGCGACCGGCAGGCGCTGGTGCGGGCGACGGCCAAGGTGGAGACCGCGGCCGGTGAGGCGGCCGGGGCCAGCTCCCGCCTCTCGGTGACCTTCGAGTCCGAGGGCGGTGTCTTCGCCGACGTGGACCGGGCCATCTCCGAGCGGCGCCGGCTGTGGGTGCGCTACTACTCCCCGGCCCGCGACGAGCTGACCGAGCGCGAGATCGACCCGATCCGCCTGGTCAGCGTCGGGCACACCTACGTGGAGGCGTGGTGCCGCCGCTCGGAGGCGCGCCGTACCTTCCGGCTGGACCGGGTCGCGGAGATCCGGATCCTCGACGAGCCCGCCGCGCCGCCCGAGATCGAACCGCGCGACCTGTCCGAGGGGCTGGTGCAGCCCGCCGCCGAGGACCCGGAGGTTGTGGTCGAGGTCGGCCCCGGCGGCCGGTGGGTCGCCGAGTACTACCCGCACGACAGCGCCGAGGAGCTGCCCGACGGCGGTCTGCGCATCACGCTGCGCACCCCCGACCCGGCTTCGCTCAGGCGGCTGGCCCTGCGGCTCGGCCCGGACGGCCGCATCGTGTCGCCGCCCGACCTCGCCGACCGCGCGCGCCGGGCCGCCCGCGAGGCCCTGGCCGCGTACGAGGGCACCGGGGCCGTGGGGCACGGAGCGGGGGACGGACCGTACGAGAGGCGGGAGCGCACGCTGTGA
- a CDS encoding FKBP-type peptidyl-prolyl cis-trans isomerase produces MSIEKPEVDFPGGEPPKDLEIKDIWEGDGEVAEAGDFVKVHYVGVAFSTGEEFDASWNRGTPLDFQLGIGQVIQGWDKGVQGMKVGGRRQLVIPAHLAYGDRGAGGRIAPGETLIFVCDLVGVGKR; encoded by the coding sequence GTGAGCATCGAGAAGCCCGAGGTCGACTTTCCGGGCGGCGAGCCGCCGAAGGACCTTGAGATCAAGGACATCTGGGAGGGCGACGGCGAGGTCGCCGAGGCGGGCGACTTCGTCAAGGTTCACTACGTGGGCGTCGCGTTCTCCACGGGTGAGGAGTTCGACGCCTCCTGGAACCGTGGCACGCCGCTGGACTTCCAGCTCGGCATCGGTCAGGTCATCCAGGGCTGGGACAAGGGTGTGCAGGGCATGAAGGTCGGCGGTCGCCGCCAGCTCGTCATCCCCGCGCACCTGGCGTACGGCGACCGGGGTGCCGGTGGCCGGATCGCTCCGGGTGAGACGCTGATCTTCGTCTGCGACCTCGTGGGCGTCGGCAAGCGCTGA
- a CDS encoding roadblock/LC7 domain-containing protein — translation MIQQRANFDWMLKQLHDGVPGIEMIVVLSSDGLRIARFGGDPDAADRVAAACAGVQSLAGAVAQELPGSSGEMKLVVIEIDGGYFYLMAAGDNAYLAVLADVVCEPGRMGGMMRDLVVRIGAHLTSPPRRGGQAV, via the coding sequence GTGATCCAGCAGCGTGCCAACTTCGACTGGATGCTCAAGCAACTGCACGACGGCGTACCGGGCATCGAGATGATCGTGGTGCTCTCCTCGGACGGCCTGCGCATCGCCCGCTTCGGCGGCGACCCGGACGCCGCCGACCGGGTGGCCGCCGCCTGCGCCGGCGTACAGAGCCTGGCCGGGGCGGTCGCCCAGGAACTGCCCGGCAGCAGCGGCGAGATGAAGCTCGTCGTCATCGAGATCGACGGCGGCTACTTCTATCTGATGGCCGCCGGTGACAACGCCTACCTCGCCGTCCTCGCCGACGTGGTGTGCGAGCCCGGCCGGATGGGCGGCATGATGCGCGACCTCGTCGTCCGGATCGGCGCCCACCTCACCTCTCCGCCCCGGCGCGGCGGGCAGGCCGTATGA
- the tatA gene encoding Sec-independent protein translocase subunit TatA, translated as MGIGRLGPTEIILILVVVFLLFGAKKLPDMARSLGKSARILKSEAKAMKEESNTSAPAGPPNPGEQPPAQRTIQAAPGDVNSARPVNEPTDTTQR; from the coding sequence ATGGGCATCGGACGGCTCGGTCCTACCGAGATCATCCTCATCCTCGTCGTCGTCTTCCTGCTCTTCGGCGCGAAGAAGCTTCCGGACATGGCCCGCTCGCTGGGCAAGTCCGCGCGCATCCTCAAGAGCGAGGCCAAGGCCATGAAGGAGGAGAGCAACACCTCCGCCCCGGCCGGTCCGCCGAACCCCGGCGAGCAGCCCCCCGCGCAGCGCACCATCCAGGCCGCCCCCGGCGACGTGAACAGCGCCCGCCCGGTCAACGAGCCCACGGACACCACCCAGCGCTGA
- a CDS encoding ATP-binding protein → MVSVQKPPGVRERPYAQVLLPPALVMVAVTAAAVFLVPGAARIAVGCCGVVATLLVLATAAEVLRRGRQLRAVQAEHARHTAYLEHRIAAHDAEIVRLGSEVLPHALARLRRGERLRDVLRNVVDDDPELRHLPPSQRELLRVALRGAEHEINMRDATQRAFVTTARRVQAIVHQQAKELREMEEDHGRNAEVFDDLLRVDHGTALIGRLADSISVLGGGRPGRQWPVPVSLYSVLRGAMSRILEFPRINLASIVNINIKGTSVEPIIHAAAELFDNATRYSPPSTKVHVTAFEVQTGLAIEIEDAGVSLSEEGRARVEQMILDARADDDAHNLGDSPRLGLAVVGRLCNAFNMDVSLRASAYGGVRAILVVPRDMTTTEPGVGAAHGIGATAVPMPELGALEGPKRPPKRRRPTAPRVPAPASMEDDAPEVTEWTANGLPQRRSRATVPLSQRYAEQAAIEQAEREGRPTVWSRPEPEPRTETDPERQKLLDREPGMWVDAFWDGMKKGNEGAHPTDFTRNPTAYLHLIDDSADTGAGDEGEPK, encoded by the coding sequence ATGGTGAGTGTTCAGAAACCTCCCGGTGTCCGTGAACGTCCGTACGCACAGGTGTTGTTGCCGCCCGCCCTGGTGATGGTCGCGGTCACCGCGGCCGCCGTGTTCCTGGTGCCGGGGGCCGCCCGGATCGCCGTCGGCTGCTGCGGGGTCGTGGCCACGCTGCTGGTGCTGGCCACCGCGGCCGAAGTGCTGCGCCGGGGGCGTCAACTCCGCGCCGTCCAGGCCGAGCACGCCCGGCACACCGCGTATCTGGAGCACCGCATCGCCGCCCATGACGCGGAGATCGTCCGCCTCGGCTCCGAGGTGCTGCCCCACGCGCTGGCCCGGCTGCGCAGAGGCGAGCGGCTGCGGGACGTCCTGCGCAACGTCGTCGACGACGACCCCGAGCTGCGTCATCTCCCGCCGTCCCAGCGTGAGTTGCTGCGGGTCGCGCTGCGCGGTGCCGAGCACGAGATCAACATGCGCGACGCCACCCAGCGCGCGTTCGTCACCACCGCCCGCCGCGTGCAGGCCATCGTCCACCAACAGGCCAAGGAACTGCGGGAGATGGAGGAGGACCACGGCCGCAACGCCGAGGTCTTCGACGACCTGCTGCGGGTCGACCACGGCACCGCGCTGATCGGCCGCCTGGCCGACTCCATCTCGGTGCTCGGCGGCGGCCGTCCGGGCCGCCAGTGGCCGGTGCCCGTCTCGCTCTACAGCGTGCTGCGGGGTGCGATGTCCCGCATCCTGGAGTTCCCCCGCATCAACCTCGCCTCGATCGTCAACATCAACATCAAGGGCACCTCCGTCGAGCCGATCATCCACGCGGCCGCCGAGCTGTTCGACAACGCCACCCGCTACTCCCCGCCGTCGACCAAGGTGCACGTCACGGCCTTCGAGGTGCAGACCGGCCTCGCCATCGAGATCGAGGACGCCGGAGTCAGCCTCAGCGAGGAGGGGCGCGCCCGGGTCGAGCAGATGATCCTGGACGCCCGCGCCGACGACGACGCGCACAACCTCGGTGACAGCCCCCGCCTCGGCCTCGCCGTGGTCGGCCGGCTCTGCAACGCCTTCAACATGGACGTCTCGCTGCGCGCCTCCGCCTATGGCGGCGTCCGCGCCATCCTCGTCGTCCCGCGCGACATGACGACCACCGAACCCGGTGTCGGCGCCGCGCACGGCATCGGCGCCACCGCCGTGCCGATGCCCGAACTCGGCGCGCTGGAAGGCCCCAAGCGTCCGCCCAAGCGGCGCCGCCCCACCGCACCGCGCGTCCCCGCCCCGGCCTCGATGGAGGACGACGCCCCCGAGGTCACCGAGTGGACGGCGAACGGACTGCCCCAGCGCCGCAGCCGGGCGACGGTGCCGCTCAGCCAGCGCTACGCCGAACAGGCCGCCATCGAGCAGGCCGAACGCGAGGGGCGGCCCACCGTCTGGTCCCGGCCCGAGCCGGAACCCCGGACCGAGACCGACCCCGAGCGGCAGAAGCTGCTGGACCGCGAACCGGGCATGTGGGTCGACGCCTTCTGGGACGGCATGAAGAAGGGCAACGAGGGCGCCCACCCGACCGACTTCACCCGGAATCCGACCGCCTACCTGCATCTGATCGACGACTCGGCCGACACCGGTGCCGGCGACGAGGGGGAGCCCAAGTGA